A single window of Cellulomonas sp. WB94 DNA harbors:
- a CDS encoding ROK family transcriptional regulator: MADGATTRDLRTRNRARVLRQVVVAGETTRADLAAQCHLSTATVTNVVGDLLREGLIEERGSLPSDGGRPIGQIGVHAPGAYFLGADVGEHGVAVELFDLSFERLDREFREGRTRESTPAEIGEALQDAVSAIRARHPERESRLVGLGLGLPGIVEDTSGLHGGHDVILYAQSLGWPPVHIDELLRADGLEVFADNGAKTLATAEMWFGAAREVDHAIVALLGRGIGLGVVSNGELMRGLASSAGEWGHTKVSVGGPRCRCGAHGCLEAYVGADAILRRWRDAGGEPPGSGWRALTALVAAADAGESAAIRVLDETVEVLALALGNLVNLTNPERVIVGGWVGLCLMQSRRTQLEAQVRAAALERPGSQFTLELCRFEGDSVALGAALLPLQRLIDGPMAKVTA, translated from the coding sequence ATGGCCGACGGCGCAACGACGCGCGACCTGCGGACCCGCAACCGGGCTCGCGTGCTGCGCCAGGTGGTAGTGGCAGGTGAGACCACGAGAGCGGACCTTGCCGCTCAGTGTCACCTGTCCACGGCGACCGTCACGAACGTGGTCGGCGACCTTCTGCGCGAGGGCTTGATCGAGGAGCGCGGCTCACTGCCGTCGGACGGTGGCCGCCCGATCGGCCAGATCGGGGTGCACGCGCCGGGCGCGTACTTCCTGGGCGCTGATGTCGGCGAGCACGGGGTGGCGGTCGAGCTCTTCGACCTGTCGTTCGAGCGACTCGACCGCGAGTTCCGTGAGGGTCGGACCCGTGAGTCGACCCCCGCGGAGATCGGCGAGGCCTTGCAGGACGCGGTCAGCGCGATCCGCGCACGCCATCCGGAACGGGAGTCCCGTCTCGTCGGGCTCGGCCTGGGACTGCCGGGAATTGTCGAGGACACCTCGGGTCTGCACGGTGGCCACGACGTCATCCTGTACGCCCAGAGCCTGGGCTGGCCGCCGGTGCACATCGACGAGCTGCTGCGTGCGGACGGGCTCGAGGTCTTCGCGGACAACGGTGCCAAGACGCTGGCGACAGCCGAGATGTGGTTCGGCGCGGCCCGCGAAGTCGACCATGCGATCGTCGCGCTCCTCGGGCGAGGCATCGGACTGGGTGTCGTGTCGAACGGCGAGCTCATGCGTGGGTTGGCCAGCAGTGCAGGGGAGTGGGGCCACACCAAGGTCAGCGTGGGCGGGCCGCGGTGCCGTTGCGGCGCTCATGGCTGCCTGGAGGCGTACGTGGGGGCTGATGCGATCCTGCGACGCTGGCGCGACGCGGGCGGCGAGCCACCGGGGTCCGGATGGCGGGCGCTGACTGCCCTCGTCGCGGCTGCCGACGCCGGCGAGAGCGCGGCGATCCGCGTGCTCGACGAGACCGTCGAGGTCCTCGCGCTTGCGCTGGGCAACCTCGTGAACCTGACCAACCCCGAGCGGGTCATCGTCGGCGGCTGGGTCGGGCTGTGCCTTATGCAGTCACGCCGCACCCAGCTGGAGGCGCAGGTTCGCGCTGCGGCCCTGGAGCGCCCGGGCAGCCAGTTCACTCTCGAGCTGTGCCGGTTCGAGGGCGACTCGGTGGCACTGGGTGCCGCCCTGCTGCCCCTGCAACGACTCATCGACGGACCGATGGCGAAGGTGACGGCATGA
- a CDS encoding MarR family transcriptional regulator: protein MDFFDVLVGYETYLWNHLDDRLRAGGGVSLGTLSALRVVRRHAGECRVQELRTDLGITVGAASKLVDRLERDGLAVRSAHPGDRRSSLVTLTAAGDAAHDAGVALMATTLAEHLAGETALAETTVALARLLAKLGATLPQVAR, encoded by the coding sequence ATGGACTTCTTCGATGTGCTGGTGGGGTACGAGACGTACCTGTGGAACCACCTCGACGACCGGCTGCGGGCCGGCGGCGGGGTCTCGCTGGGGACGTTGTCCGCGCTGCGGGTGGTGCGTCGCCATGCCGGTGAGTGCCGGGTGCAGGAGCTGCGTACGGACCTCGGGATCACCGTGGGCGCGGCGAGCAAGCTCGTCGACCGGCTGGAACGGGACGGCCTCGCGGTCCGCAGCGCCCACCCGGGCGACCGGCGCTCGTCGCTGGTCACCCTGACCGCCGCCGGCGACGCCGCGCACGACGCAGGCGTCGCGCTGATGGCCACGACCCTCGCTGAGCACCTCGCCGGCGAGACGGCCTTGGCCGAGACGACGGTCGCTCTGGCGCGCCTGCTGGCGAAGCTCGGCGCGACCCTCCCCCAGGTGGCCCGATGA
- a CDS encoding zinc-binding alcohol dehydrogenase family protein, which yields MSARTMRAVVIDRPGGPEVLQVRDVPVPRAEPGQVLIEVRAFGLNRSELHFRRGQGSSGSFPRIPGIEATGVVADAPGGELAPGTQVMAMMGGRGRTSDGGYAQYVLVPASQVVPFTSDLPWDVLGAVPEMLQTAHGSLEVGVRLTPGQTLLIRGGTSSVGLALAALGRLRGLTVLSTTRSPSRRALLEAAGVDHVLIDDGNIATQVRAIVPGGVDGAVELVGVNVLADTLRAVRPGGTVCFTGMLSDQWTIPEFYPMDWLPNGVRLTAYSGDATDLPAPVLQAFLDDVAAGRARVPVGRVYQLDDIAQAHRDMEAGTVGGKGVVVL from the coding sequence ATGAGCGCCCGCACGATGCGGGCCGTCGTCATCGACCGCCCGGGCGGTCCCGAGGTCCTGCAGGTGCGGGACGTGCCCGTGCCACGCGCCGAACCGGGCCAGGTGCTGATCGAGGTGCGCGCATTCGGGCTGAACCGCTCCGAGCTGCACTTCCGTCGCGGCCAGGGATCGTCCGGGTCGTTCCCGCGCATCCCCGGCATCGAGGCGACCGGCGTGGTCGCCGACGCCCCCGGCGGCGAGCTCGCCCCCGGAACCCAGGTCATGGCGATGATGGGCGGGAGGGGCCGCACGAGCGACGGCGGCTACGCCCAGTACGTCCTCGTCCCCGCCTCCCAGGTCGTGCCGTTCACCAGCGACCTGCCCTGGGACGTGCTCGGCGCGGTCCCGGAGATGCTCCAGACCGCCCACGGCTCCCTCGAGGTCGGCGTGCGCCTGACGCCGGGGCAGACGCTCCTCATCCGCGGCGGCACGTCCTCGGTCGGCCTCGCCCTGGCCGCCCTCGGCAGGCTGCGCGGGCTGACCGTCCTGTCGACCACCCGCTCCCCCTCCCGGCGCGCGCTGCTCGAGGCGGCCGGCGTCGACCACGTCCTGATCGACGACGGCAACATCGCCACCCAGGTCCGCGCGATCGTCCCCGGCGGGGTCGACGGGGCGGTCGAGCTGGTCGGGGTGAACGTCCTGGCCGACACCCTGCGCGCCGTGCGCCCCGGCGGGACCGTGTGCTTCACCGGGATGCTCTCGGACCAGTGGACGATCCCCGAGTTCTACCCGATGGACTGGCTCCCGAACGGGGTCCGGCTCACCGCGTACTCCGGCGACGCCACCGATCTGCCCGCCCCGGTGCTGCAGGCGTTCCTCGACGACGTCGCCGCCGGCCGCGCCCGCGTCCCCGTCGGCCGGGTCTACCAGCTCGACGACATCGCCCAGGCGCACCGCGACATGGAAGCCGGCACGGTCGGCGGCAAGGGGGTCGTCGTCCTGTGA
- a CDS encoding multidrug effflux MFS transporter, with protein sequence MTRPTLTRSARTARRTYPGGPARPGTVPVTAALIGTLALQSAIPPFATDMYTPAFPQVTLALATQATLVGLTLTAFFVGLGAGQLVGGPVSDQRGRRVPLIVGGVLCTLGAIACALAPSIWFLVAARLVQGFGGGIAAAVARAVLIDVARGDRLARLMSVLMAIGGLAPMIAPVAGAAVVTAGTWRTVFWALAALGALMIVTAVLVVPETLPVERRRRGGLRHSVGQFGEVLRIRSFVGYTLTSAFSAFTMMAYIANASYVLQVGKGMGAMAYAMFFASTALAQILLTLVNARLVGRIPTRRLIGVGLTASTAAVVALTLGVGLWGTPLILTCAGFLLLMAVQAFIFGNSAALGAAETTHAAGSAAGLQGVVQAIAMAVAAPLASAGGGSTAWPMVAVMLVGVGLAWVSLLLFAPRGPGSRAARQLVAGRAPQGSVGAA encoded by the coding sequence GTGACCCGACCCACCCTCACCCGGTCCGCGCGAACGGCTCGCCGCACCTATCCGGGTGGACCGGCGCGCCCGGGCACCGTCCCGGTGACGGCCGCGCTGATCGGGACGCTGGCGCTGCAGAGCGCGATCCCACCGTTCGCGACCGACATGTACACCCCCGCGTTCCCCCAGGTCACCCTCGCCCTGGCCACACAGGCGACCCTGGTCGGCCTGACGCTGACCGCGTTCTTCGTCGGGCTCGGTGCCGGACAGCTGGTGGGCGGGCCGGTGTCCGACCAGCGCGGCCGGCGTGTGCCGCTCATCGTCGGCGGCGTGCTGTGCACGCTCGGGGCGATCGCGTGCGCCCTCGCCCCGTCGATCTGGTTCCTCGTCGCCGCCCGCCTGGTCCAGGGCTTCGGCGGCGGTATCGCCGCCGCGGTCGCACGCGCCGTGCTGATCGACGTCGCGCGCGGAGACCGGCTCGCGCGCCTGATGTCCGTGCTGATGGCCATCGGCGGTCTGGCACCGATGATCGCCCCGGTCGCCGGCGCGGCCGTCGTGACCGCGGGAACGTGGCGGACGGTGTTCTGGGCGCTCGCCGCGCTCGGTGCGCTGATGATCGTCACCGCCGTGCTTGTCGTGCCCGAGACGCTGCCGGTCGAGCGGCGGCGACGTGGAGGCCTGCGCCACTCGGTCGGGCAGTTCGGTGAGGTGCTGCGGATCCGGTCGTTCGTCGGATACACGCTGACCTCGGCGTTCTCCGCGTTCACGATGATGGCCTACATCGCCAACGCCTCCTACGTGCTGCAGGTCGGCAAAGGCATGGGGGCGATGGCGTACGCGATGTTCTTCGCCTCGACGGCGCTCGCCCAGATCCTGCTCACCCTCGTCAACGCGCGCCTCGTCGGCCGCATACCGACGCGACGACTCATCGGTGTGGGCCTGACCGCCTCGACCGCCGCCGTCGTCGCACTCACTCTGGGGGTCGGGCTGTGGGGCACCCCCCTGATCCTGACCTGCGCCGGGTTCCTGCTGCTGATGGCCGTCCAGGCATTCATCTTCGGCAACTCCGCCGCGCTCGGCGCCGCCGAGACCACGCACGCCGCCGGTTCGGCCGCGGGCCTGCAGGGCGTCGTCCAAGCCATCGCGATGGCCGTCGCGGCGCCGCTGGCCAGCGCTGGGGGTGGATCCACCGCCTGGCCGATGGTCGCGGTGATGCTCGTCGGCGTCGGCCTCGCGTGGGTCAGCCTCCTCTTGTTCGCGCCGCGAGGACCCGGCAGCCGCGCCGCCCGGCAGCTCGTTGCCGGCCGGGCGCCCCAAGGTTCGGTGGGTGCCGCATGA
- a CDS encoding ATP-binding cassette domain-containing protein: MIEFAAVSKTYVSGTVAVERFSLTVPSHRTIALVGSSGSGKTTLLRMVNRMVEPTAGSVLIDGVDVAAVDRVQLRRSIGYVLQAGGLLPHRSVADNVATVPVLRGMPRRRARTRALELMERVGLDASMADRYPAQLSGGQQQRVGVARALAADPNILLMDEPFGAVDPVVRRELQHELRRLQQDLGKTVLLVTHDIDEAFLVADEVVILREHAEVAQVGTPTEILARPADAFVRSFVGLDDARRELRAVDVDGRTLLIDGDGRPAGVLTT, translated from the coding sequence ATGATCGAGTTCGCAGCGGTCTCGAAGACCTACGTCAGCGGAACCGTGGCTGTCGAGCGGTTCAGCCTCACGGTGCCCTCGCACCGGACGATCGCCCTGGTCGGGTCCTCGGGGTCCGGCAAGACCACGCTGCTGCGGATGGTCAACCGCATGGTCGAGCCCACCGCGGGGAGCGTGCTGATCGACGGGGTGGACGTCGCCGCGGTGGATCGGGTCCAGCTGCGCCGCTCGATCGGCTACGTCCTGCAGGCCGGCGGCCTGCTCCCGCACCGGTCGGTCGCCGACAACGTCGCCACCGTCCCGGTCCTGCGCGGCATGCCCCGACGCCGGGCCAGGACCCGCGCCCTCGAGCTCATGGAGCGCGTCGGCCTGGACGCGTCGATGGCCGACCGCTACCCGGCGCAGCTGTCCGGTGGGCAGCAGCAGCGGGTCGGCGTCGCCCGGGCCCTGGCGGCGGACCCGAACATCCTGCTGATGGACGAGCCGTTCGGCGCGGTCGACCCCGTCGTGCGGCGCGAGCTTCAGCACGAGCTGCGCCGACTCCAGCAGGATCTGGGCAAGACCGTCCTTCTGGTGACCCACGACATCGACGAGGCCTTCCTCGTGGCTGATGAGGTCGTCATCCTGCGTGAGCACGCCGAGGTCGCCCAGGTCGGCACACCGACGGAGATCCTCGCCCGCCCTGCCGACGCGTTCGTCCGATCCTTCGTCGGACTGGACGACGCCAGGCGCGAGCTGCGTGCGGTCGACGTCGACGGTCGCACCCTGCTGATCGACGGGGACGGTCGCCCGGCCGGGGTGCTCACGACATGA